One region of Streptomyces leeuwenhoekii genomic DNA includes:
- a CDS encoding glycoside hydrolase family 3 C-terminal domain-containing protein, which translates to MTQQLPPAPAGDPAPSRLSLAEKASLTSGAGDFVTTAVPSAGIPAVTLSDGPHGLRLPKEAGDGGQVDLHSAAPATCFPPAVALGSSWDPELARRVAGAIAAEAAAHGIRVVLGPGINIKRSPLCGRNFEYFSEDPLLTAELGGAVVRGLQEAGVGAALKHYAANNQETDRMRVSADVDERPLREIYLRAFERIVRRDRPWSVMSSYNAVNGVPVSENTRLLTDILRTEWGFDGIVMSDWGAVRDRVTALRAGLDLQMPGTGGRTDREVVAAVSAGDLDAAVLDTAVERLVRFARRAASAPPAGRTVAAEEHHRLAGQAADRCVVLLKNDAGLLPLDPARGTVAVIGELARTPRYQGAGSSQVTPTRLDTPLDRLRELSAGARVDFAPGYPLPGGTPQDAAAEALPEDALADEAVRLASASDTVVLFLGLPAQDESEGFDRDHIDLPGAQLRLLERVRSANPRVCVVLSNGGVVRTAPWHETVPAVVEGWLLGQAGGGALARVLFGAVNPSGKLAETIPLRLEDTPSFLSFPGEEGRVRYGEGVFVGYRGYDARRSEVAFPFGHGLSYTTFDYSGLRVTARGEGGAALTVALTVTNTGDREGREVVQIYSGGPAGSAVARPPRELRGFASVTLAPGESREVVVDLARDALAYYSPREAGWRVEGGVYRIEAGASSRDIRLSAEVTVAGDPSRLRLSGRNTLAEWLRHPVGGPLLMDRFARARPEGAGPGAMDDPVMRKFLAGMPLDVISEFPQSPVPPEGVAELTELVEAEGENRGQDA; encoded by the coding sequence ATGACCCAGCAGCTCCCGCCCGCCCCGGCCGGTGACCCGGCACCGTCCCGGCTCTCCCTCGCCGAGAAGGCGTCACTGACCAGTGGGGCCGGCGACTTCGTCACCACGGCCGTCCCGTCCGCCGGCATCCCCGCAGTCACCCTGTCCGACGGGCCGCACGGACTGCGGCTGCCCAAGGAGGCCGGAGACGGCGGCCAGGTCGATCTGCACAGCGCCGCGCCCGCCACCTGCTTCCCGCCCGCCGTGGCGCTCGGCAGCAGCTGGGACCCGGAGCTCGCCCGCCGGGTCGCCGGCGCCATCGCCGCGGAGGCCGCCGCGCACGGCATACGCGTCGTGCTCGGACCCGGCATCAACATCAAGCGATCGCCGCTGTGCGGACGCAACTTCGAGTACTTCTCCGAGGACCCGCTGCTGACGGCCGAGCTCGGCGGGGCCGTGGTCCGCGGGCTGCAGGAGGCGGGTGTCGGGGCGGCCCTCAAGCACTACGCGGCCAACAACCAGGAGACCGACCGGATGCGCGTCAGCGCCGACGTCGACGAGCGTCCGCTGCGCGAGATCTACCTGCGGGCCTTCGAACGCATCGTGCGCCGGGACCGCCCCTGGTCCGTCATGTCCTCCTACAACGCCGTCAACGGTGTACCCGTGTCGGAGAACACCCGGCTGCTCACGGACATCCTGCGCACCGAGTGGGGTTTCGACGGCATCGTCATGTCCGACTGGGGCGCCGTGCGCGACCGGGTCACCGCGCTGCGCGCCGGGCTGGACCTGCAGATGCCGGGCACCGGTGGGCGCACCGACCGTGAGGTGGTGGCCGCGGTGTCCGCCGGCGACCTCGACGCGGCGGTGCTCGACACCGCCGTGGAGCGGCTCGTCCGTTTCGCCCGGCGGGCGGCGAGCGCCCCGCCCGCCGGGCGGACGGTCGCCGCCGAGGAGCACCACCGCCTCGCCGGTCAGGCCGCGGACCGGTGCGTCGTCCTGCTGAAGAACGACGCGGGCCTGCTGCCCCTCGACCCCGCCCGTGGGACCGTGGCGGTCATCGGCGAACTGGCCCGCACCCCCCGCTACCAGGGCGCCGGCAGTTCGCAGGTCACACCGACCCGCCTGGACACACCGCTGGACCGCCTGCGCGAGCTGTCCGCCGGCGCCCGCGTGGACTTCGCCCCCGGTTACCCGCTGCCGGGCGGCACGCCGCAGGACGCGGCGGCGGAGGCCCTCCCGGAGGACGCGCTCGCCGACGAGGCCGTCCGGCTCGCGTCCGCGAGCGACACCGTGGTGCTCTTCCTCGGGCTGCCCGCACAGGACGAGTCCGAGGGGTTCGACCGCGACCACATCGACCTGCCGGGCGCCCAGCTCCGTCTGCTGGAGCGCGTCCGGTCCGCCAACCCCCGGGTGTGCGTGGTGCTCTCCAACGGCGGCGTGGTGCGGACCGCGCCCTGGCACGAGACGGTGCCCGCCGTGGTCGAGGGCTGGCTGCTCGGGCAGGCGGGCGGCGGCGCGCTCGCCCGGGTGCTGTTCGGAGCGGTCAACCCGTCCGGGAAACTGGCCGAGACCATCCCCCTGCGCCTGGAGGACACGCCCAGCTTCCTCTCCTTCCCCGGCGAAGAGGGCCGGGTCCGCTACGGCGAAGGCGTCTTCGTCGGGTACCGCGGCTACGACGCCCGCCGCTCGGAGGTCGCCTTCCCCTTCGGCCATGGACTGTCGTACACGACGTTCGACTACTCCGGCCTGCGCGTGACCGCCCGGGGCGAGGGCGGCGCGGCGCTCACCGTGGCGCTGACCGTCACCAACACCGGGGACCGCGAGGGGCGCGAGGTCGTCCAGATCTACAGCGGCGGCCCGGCCGGCTCCGCGGTCGCCCGGCCGCCGAGGGAACTGCGCGGCTTCGCCTCCGTGACCCTCGCCCCCGGCGAGAGCCGCGAGGTGGTGGTGGACCTGGCGCGGGACGCCCTCGCGTACTACAGCCCGCGCGAGGCCGGCTGGCGGGTGGAGGGCGGTGTCTACCGCATCGAGGCGGGCGCCTCCTCACGGGACATCCGGCTGTCGGCGGAGGTGACCGTTGCCGGCGATCCCTCGCGGCTGCGTCTGAGCGGACGCAACACGCTCGCGGAGTGGCTGCGGCACCCCGTGGGCGGGCCCCTGCTCATGGACCGGTTCGCCCGGGCCAGGCCCGAGGGAGCGGGGCCGGGCGCCATGGACGATCCGGTGATGCGCAAGTTCCTCGCGGGCATGCCGCTCGACGTGATCTCCGAGTTCCCGCAGAGCCCCGTACCGCCCGAGGGCGTGGCCGAACTGACCGAGCTCGTCGAGGCCGAGGGCGAGAACCGGGGGCAGGACGCGTGA